ATCAATTTTTAATGTGAAATGGGGTTAAAATTTATGGATGGAAATGATATAAAATTATTTAATGATAAACAAATTAGGACTAAATGGGATCAAGATATAAATGATTATTATTTTTCAATAATAGATGTTATTGAAGTTCTTACAGAAAGTAGTAATCCAAGTAGGTATTGGTCAGAATTAAAAAAGAAAATTTCTGAAGAACAAGGTCAACCTTTCGAAAATATCGAAAGGTTGAAACTTCCTGCTAAAGATGGTAAAATGCGTTTAACAGATGTAGCAAACACTAAACAACTATTGCGTATAATACAGTCTGTTCCATCACCAAATGCAGAACCATTTAAACAATGGTTAGCTCAAGTGGGTAGTGAAAGACTTGATGAAATTGCAAACCCTGAACTTGCTATTGAAAGATCTATAGAAACTTATCGTAAAAAAGGTTATAGTGAAGAATGGATTACTCAAAGAATAAGAAGTATTGAAACTCGTAAAGATTTAACTGCTGAATGGAAAAGAAGTGGAGTTAAAGAGGGTAAAGAATATGCAATTCTTACTAATGAGATTAGCAAGGCATGGTCTGGAAAATCAGTGAAAGAATATAAAGAGTATAAAGGTCTTAAAAAAGAAGGTCTTAGGGATAATATGACTAATATTGAATTGATATTGAACATGTTGGCTGAGGCTTCTACTACTGAGATTAGTAAGACTGAGAATCCTGAAGGGTTTAAAGAGAGTAAAAATGTAGCTATTCGTGGGGGTAATATTGCTGGTAATGCTCGTCATGAGTTGGAGGAAAATACTGGTAGGAAAGTAGTTAATAAGAGTAATGCTAAGGATAAAAAATTATTAGGAAAATAAAATAAAGAGGAGAATTATTATTATTATTATTATTATTATTATTATTATTATTATTATTATGAAAAATGAAAGTGAA
This DNA window, taken from Methanobrevibacter olleyae, encodes the following:
- a CDS encoding BRO family protein — encoded protein: MDGNDIKLFNDKQIRTKWDQDINDYYFSIIDVIEVLTESSNPSRYWSELKKKISEEQGQPFENIERLKLPAKDGKMRLTDVANTKQLLRIIQSVPSPNAEPFKQWLAQVGSERLDEIANPELAIERSIETYRKKGYSEEWITQRIRSIETRKDLTAEWKRSGVKEGKEYAILTNEISKAWSGKSVKEYKEYKGLKKEGLRDNMTNIELILNMLAEASTTEISKTENPEGFKESKNVAIRGGNIAGNARHELEENTGRKVVNKSNAKDKKLLGK